One stretch of Anguilla anguilla isolate fAngAng1 chromosome 5, fAngAng1.pri, whole genome shotgun sequence DNA includes these proteins:
- the cabp4 gene encoding calcium-binding protein 4: MDLPRDAPQDPTPLDQDLQPQVSPGAARRRGWSRTFSENSVSMVHAPFLSNLFGEERDLAPAELEELNEAFREFDYDQDGYLHYKDLAECMRTMDYMPTEMELIEIIQHIKMRSGGRIDFEDFCDLMGPRMLAETAHMLGVREMKCAFKQFDCDGDGQITFEDLREAVRSLLGERLKQGEVEDLLRDIDLNGDGSVDFDEFVMMLSIP; the protein is encoded by the exons ATGGACTTGCCACGGGACGCACCCCAAGATCCTACCCCTCTGGACCAAGATCTACAGCCGCAGGTCTCACCAGGAGCGGCCCGCCGTCGTGGGTGGAGTAGAACCTTCAGTGAAAACTCTGTTTCTATGGTTCACGCTCCCTTCCTCAGCAACCTGTTTGGAGAG gaGAGAGACTTGGCACCAGCAGAGCTGGAAG AGCTGAATGAGGCCTTCAGGGAGTTTGACTATGACCAGGATGGGTACCTGCACTACAAGGACCTGGCCGAGTGTATGAGGACCATGGACTACATGCCTACTGAGATGGAGCTGATTGAGATCATCCAGCACATCAAGATGAgat CGGGCGGCCGGATCGACTTTGAGGATTTCTGTGACCTGATGGGGCCCCGCATGCTGGCTGAGACGGCCCACATGCTCGGAGTCAGGGAGATGAAGTGTGCTTTCAAACAG TTTGACTGTGATGGGGACGGACAGATCACCTTTGAGGATCTGAGGGAGGCGGTGAGGTCGCTCCTGGGGGAGAGGCTGAAgcagggggaggtggaggatcTCCTCCGGGACATCGACCTCAACGGGGACGGCTCCGTTGACTTTGACG AATTCGTCATGATGCTGTCCATCCCATAA
- the lonrf1l gene encoding LON peptidase N-terminal domain and ring finger 1, like, with translation MSLPNSDAEEKAGFFIAPSIESEWGEDNIDHQTLLLQRADALASENRLKEAIDVFSMALRYGCVRPEKLSTLLDCILRNFKKNVGGEPAAQPTVKTRDSESNAADVFSCPGCARFLGEPVTIVCGHSYCKRCLQRHMFSKCKLCGEDVTSVSGELRPNVVLCSLLEKLFPDEIKRCKEIAEIEDLSRRKHFEEAVTLANNVVKSDPGDVLVRLCRAEALAGLGQYTRALRDLEPLCVSSTKWPEGYFRKGLILQEMGQVENSLLMLLHCLALDQHYTLAKKELEKRLHQLLSPAVENVKVGLRETVQSASPHLWSKTVVGEVQEEDVQAAPPLEDSEENGGASRSESPERRSLSRAHSLRTHGCPDGPPGEEGLKRVCSAPQLGDQGKGALLKRKLSVCEAGPSFIYSMGNKQKKQGGSESVGAATGTSLPCMTVPLELLQASDFECSLCMRLFYEPVTTPCGHTFCKSCLERCLDHTPQCPLCKESLKAYLASRKYNITAVLEEVIKQYLREEHLERKRSQTEETKELSDLTQRVPVFVCTMAYPTVPCPLHVFEPRYRLMIRRCMETGTRQFGMCIHDPRKGFADYGCMLLIRSVHFLPDGRSVVDTVGGKRFRVLERGMKDGYCTANIQYLEDARVSDAGELSELQGLHDRVYEQARAWFRQLKNRFRAQILQHFGAMPERELDIQATPDGPACCWWLLAVLPVDPRYQLSVLCTTSLRERLLKIQHILTICGASPTSGSAQPCS, from the exons ATGTCTCTCCCAAATTCCGACGCAGAGGAAAAGGCTGGATTTTTCATCGCGCCTAGTATAGAAAGCGAATGGGGTGAAGACAATATAGACCATCAGACACTTCTTTTGCAAAGAGCTGATGCACTAGCTTCAGAAAATCGTCTTAAAGAGGCTATTGATGTGTTTTCAATGGCTCTGAGATATGGATGTGTCAGACCCGAAAAGCTAAGCACTTTACTGGACTGCATACTGCGGAACTTCAAAAAGAATGTTGGAGGGGAGCCGGCTGCACAGCCGACCGTCAAAACAAGGGACAGTGAGAGCAACGCCGCTGATGTGTTCAGTTGTCCTGGTTGTGCCAGGTTCCTTGGCGAGCCAGTGACAATTGTCTGCGGACATTCCTATTGCAAACGATGTTTACAACGACACATGTTCTCCAAGTGCAAGCTTTGCGGCGAGGATGTTACGAGTGTGTCCGGGGAGCTGAGACCGAATGTGGTCCTCTGTAGCTTATTAGAAAAGTTGTTTCCTGATGAGATCAAGAGGTGTAAGGAAATTGCCGAAATCGAAGATCTGTCGAGAAGAAAACATTTCGAAGAGGCTGTGACGCTAGCCAATAATGTGGTCAAATCAG ATCCCGGTGATGTTCTGGTGCGGCTGTGCCGGGCCGAGGCCCTAGCTGGACTGGGACAGTACACGCGTGCGCTCAGGGACCTGGAGCCACTGTGCGTGAGCTCGACTAAATGGCCAGAG ggtTACTTCCGGAAGGGTCTGATCCTGCAGGAGATGGGGCAGGTGGAGAACTCGCTGCTCATGCTGCTGCACTGCCTGGCCCTGGACCAGCACTACACCCTGGCTaagaaggagctggagaag AGACTTCACCAGCTGCTGTCTCCCGCTGTGGAGAATGTGAAGGTGGGCCTCCGGGAGACGGTCCAGAGTGCCTCCCCCCACCTGTGGAGTAAGACCGTGGTGGGGGAGGTCCAGGAGGAGGACGTCCAGGCTGCCCCGCCCCTCGAAGACTCTGAAGAG AATGGCGGTGCGAGCCGGTCAGAGAGCCCGGAGAGGCGGAGTCTAAGCCGCGCCCACTCGCTGCGAACCCACGGGTGCCCTGACGGGCCgccgggggaggaggggctgaaGAGGGTGTGCTCGGCCCCCCAGCTGGGGGACCAGGGGAAGGGGGCGCTGCTGAAGAGgaagctctctgtgtgtgaagcTGGCCCCTCCTTCATCTACAGCATGGGCAACAAGCAGAAGAAGCAAGGAG GCTCAGAAAGTGTGGGAGCTGCCACTGGTACCAGCCTGCCCTGCATGACTGTCCCTCTGGAGTTACTGCAGGCCAGTGACTTTGAGTGCTCCCTCTGCATGAG GTTATTCTATGAGCCGGTGACCACGCCCTGCGGACACACCTTCTGCAAGAGCTGCCTGGAGCGCTGCCTGGACCACACCCCTCAGTGTCCCCTCTGCAAGGAAAGCCTGAAAGCG TACCTAGCATCTAGGAAGTACAACATCACTGCCGTTCTGGAGGAGGTGATAAAGCAATACTTGCGCGAGGAGCActtggagaggaagaggagtcaGACGGAGGAGACTAAGGAGCTCTCAGA cctgaCGCAGAGGGTGCCCGTGTTCGTGTGCACCATGGCCTACCCCACCGTGCCCTGCCCGCTGCACGTCTTCGAGCCGCGGTACCGCCTCATGATCCGCCGCTGCATGGAGACGGGCACCCGGCAGTTTGGGATGTGCATCCATGACCCGCGTAAAGG GTTTGCGGATTACGGCTGCATGCTGCTGATCCGGAGCGTGCACTTCCTGCCGGACGGCCGCTCGGTGGTGGACACGGTCGGCGGGAAGCGCTTCCGGGTTCTGGAGCGCGGCATGAAGGACGGGTACTGCACCGCCAACATCCAGTACCTGGAGGACGCGCGG GTGAGCGACGCGGGGGAGCTGTCCGAGCTGCAGGGGCTGCACGACCGCGTGTACGAGCAGGCGCGCGCCTGGTTCCGCCAGCTGAAGAACCGCTTCCGGGCGCAGATCCTGCAGCACTTCGGCGCCATGCCCGAGAGGGAGCTCGACATCCAG GCGACTCCAGATGGGCCGGCCTGCTGCTGGTGGTTGCTGGCGGTCCTGCCTGTTGACCCCCGGTACCAGCTGTCCGTGCTCTGCACCACGTCCCTGCGGGAGCGGCTCCTCAAGATCCAGCACATTCTCACCATCTGCGGAGCGTCCCCAACCAGCGGCTCCGCCCAGCCCTGCTCATGA